The following proteins are encoded in a genomic region of Leptolyngbyaceae cyanobacterium:
- a CDS encoding ABC transporter substrate-binding protein, which yields MNCDRSHFDFLLKYRQSIITKLQQFSRLGRWGNQENIRSKIPAPYQLTPTPGVLKRLAKLTVTVSLLLLPSACQSSSSSGGLKIGTLLPITGDLSQFGSSMQDSASLLVKTVNECGGVLGKPVEIISEDDQTQPSAGAAAMSKLTEVNRVGGVVGAAGSAVSSAAVDIAVRNQVVQISPSSTSPIFTDRAKKGDFQGFWFRTAPTDSFQGEALAQLAKKKGFQSVAVLAINNDYGKGLVQSFIPAFEAAGGKVVNGNSPAFYPPNASTFASEVSSAFQGNPDAVLLVAYPETGSLILKSAYQQGLLANKTQVIVTEGLKDSKVADLVGKTADGNYIASGIIGTAPNAQGPALAGFRDRYQARYQRQPGVFDPNTWDATAVLVLAAEAAKSTSGAAIKEQIRNVANPPGEAVTDVCQGLSLLREGKEINYQGASGSIDFNPEGDVTSSYDVWTIDSSGILKVTDRITVGGS from the coding sequence ATGAATTGCGATCGTTCCCATTTCGACTTTCTCTTGAAATATCGACAATCTATCATCACCAAGTTACAACAGTTTTCCCGATTAGGGAGATGGGGGAATCAGGAAAATATTCGATCGAAAATACCTGCCCCATACCAGCTGACCCCCACTCCTGGCGTCCTGAAGAGATTGGCAAAACTTACCGTAACCGTTTCCCTGCTGCTACTGCCCTCTGCCTGCCAGAGTAGCAGCAGTAGCGGAGGGCTGAAAATCGGCACCCTGTTACCTATTACCGGTGATTTGTCACAATTTGGCTCATCAATGCAGGACAGTGCTAGCCTGCTGGTGAAAACAGTCAATGAGTGCGGCGGCGTGTTAGGTAAACCAGTAGAAATCATTTCTGAAGATGACCAAACTCAGCCCAGCGCTGGTGCAGCTGCTATGAGTAAGTTAACAGAAGTGAATCGGGTTGGTGGTGTAGTAGGCGCAGCAGGTAGCGCCGTTTCCAGTGCTGCGGTTGATATTGCCGTTCGCAACCAAGTGGTGCAGATTTCTCCTTCCAGTACCAGCCCTATTTTTACCGATCGCGCAAAAAAAGGAGATTTTCAGGGATTTTGGTTCCGCACTGCCCCAACTGATAGTTTCCAAGGAGAAGCGCTGGCACAATTGGCTAAGAAAAAAGGTTTTCAGTCGGTGGCGGTGCTAGCGATTAACAATGACTACGGTAAAGGTTTGGTACAATCTTTTATCCCTGCTTTTGAAGCAGCTGGTGGCAAAGTAGTGAATGGAAATAGTCCTGCTTTTTATCCTCCCAATGCTTCTACATTTGCTTCAGAAGTATCATCCGCATTTCAAGGTAATCCAGATGCCGTTTTGTTGGTAGCTTACCCGGAAACTGGTAGCTTAATCCTCAAATCGGCTTACCAACAAGGTTTATTGGCTAATAAAACCCAAGTTATCGTTACTGAGGGCTTGAAAGACTCGAAAGTGGCTGATTTAGTCGGAAAAACTGCTGATGGAAACTACATTGCTAGTGGTATTATCGGTACGGCTCCCAATGCCCAAGGGCCAGCTTTAGCAGGATTTCGCGATCGCTATCAAGCACGATACCAGCGTCAACCGGGAGTTTTCGATCCAAACACCTGGGACGCTACCGCCGTTCTCGTTCTCGCTGCCGAAGCTGCTAAATCTACCAGCGGCGCTGCCATTAAAGAACAAATTCGCAATGTCGCCAATCCACCAGGCGAAGCTGTTACCGATGTTTGTCAAGGTCTGTCCCTTCTGCGAGAAGGTAAAGAAATTAACTATCAGGGCGCTAGTGGCAGTATAGATTTTAATCCCGAAGGAGATGTGACGAGCAGTTACGATGTGTGGACTATCGACAGCAGTGGAATTTTAAAAGTTACCGATCGAATCACCGTAGGTGGCTCTTAA
- the rpmA gene encoding 50S ribosomal protein L27: MAHKKGTGSTRNGRDSNAQRLGVKRFGGQVVRAGNILVRQRGTKFHPGNNVGIGSDDTLFALIDGVVTFERKGKSRKKVSIYPVATAEVATATA; the protein is encoded by the coding sequence AGAAAGGTACTGGTAGTACGCGCAACGGACGCGACTCAAATGCCCAGCGTCTTGGCGTCAAGCGTTTTGGCGGACAAGTCGTTCGCGCTGGCAATATTCTAGTCCGTCAAAGAGGAACCAAATTCCACCCCGGTAACAACGTAGGTATTGGTAGTGACGATACCTTATTTGCCCTCATCGATGGCGTTGTTACCTTTGAAAGAAAAGGTAAAAGCCGCAAGAAAGTCAGCATTTACCCAGTGGCAACTGCTGAAGTTGCTACAGCTACAGCTTAA
- a CDS encoding HAMP domain-containing sensor histidine kinase, whose translation MESQAEISALKEELKKTRLAYYMASEMSQFKAGFLARISHELRSPLNSLIGLHQLILSDLCEDEAEEREFIAQAHSSAMKMVGLLDEILNVAKTEFGSNRLELQPLQLGEILGQVYDLTHLIAANRNLRLNIEIPDPEIYILGDYRWLRQVFLNLVDTPLKLMQEGSINVSIHPDPESGYVRIWIEDQRPENTLREPIDLLQTEQKTTDITEDNFTLSPGLSLLIGQTLLDLMKGRLEVLAVPSPGSESNLTRIQCSIPLATPQTPSQE comes from the coding sequence ATGGAATCTCAAGCAGAAATATCGGCTCTGAAGGAAGAATTAAAGAAAACTCGACTGGCTTATTATATGGCATCCGAAATGAGCCAGTTTAAGGCGGGTTTTTTGGCACGAATTTCCCATGAATTGCGATCGCCTCTCAATAGTTTAATTGGGTTGCATCAGTTGATTTTGTCTGATTTATGTGAAGACGAAGCAGAAGAGCGAGAATTTATCGCCCAAGCCCATAGCTCTGCGATGAAAATGGTAGGGCTTTTAGATGAAATTCTCAACGTTGCTAAAACAGAATTTGGCAGTAATCGGTTAGAGCTTCAACCTTTGCAGCTAGGGGAAATTTTAGGTCAAGTTTACGATTTAACCCATTTAATTGCAGCGAATCGCAATCTTCGTCTTAATATCGAAATTCCCGACCCGGAAATTTACATTTTGGGTGATTATCGTTGGCTGCGACAAGTGTTTCTAAATTTGGTGGATACGCCACTAAAACTAATGCAGGAAGGTTCTATTAACGTTTCTATCCATCCCGATCCGGAGTCGGGATACGTTCGGATTTGGATCGAAGATCAACGCCCTGAGAATACTTTAAGAGAACCAATAGATTTATTGCAAACCGAACAGAAAACTACTGATATCACTGAAGATAATTTTACTCTTTCACCCGGACTTTCTTTACTGATCGGTCAGACTCTGTTAGACCTTATGAAGGGACGCCTGGAAGTTTTGGCTGTCCCTTCACCGGGGTCGGAGTCAAATCTTACCCGCATTCAATGCTCTATACCCTTGGCGACTCCCCAGACGCCATCGCAGGAGTAG
- a CDS encoding L-threonylcarbamoyladenylate synthase — translation MTQVSLAVLVASARSGNLVSFPTDTVPALAVRPDKSDLIFQAKQRQQDKPLILMGGLADDLWPFCQGTPEELEIWRGVADKHWPGALTLVLPASEKVDRAVNPHDPTTIGLRVPNCTIARLILTQTGPLATTSANLSGQPPLETMAEIEAQFPDVLTLLPGELNSINTATGMPSTVAKWTEGGWQILRQGAIKL, via the coding sequence ATGACGCAAGTTTCTCTGGCAGTGTTGGTAGCTAGCGCACGTTCTGGCAATTTAGTAAGCTTTCCCACAGATACGGTACCTGCGCTGGCAGTCCGTCCTGACAAATCGGATTTAATCTTTCAAGCAAAACAACGACAGCAAGACAAGCCGCTGATTTTAATGGGGGGTTTGGCGGATGACCTTTGGCCTTTTTGTCAGGGAACTCCTGAGGAGTTAGAGATTTGGCGGGGAGTGGCTGACAAACATTGGCCTGGTGCTTTAACTTTAGTACTACCTGCATCGGAAAAGGTCGATCGCGCGGTAAATCCCCATGACCCTACTACGATTGGGTTGCGAGTACCGAATTGCACGATCGCGCGATTAATTTTAACCCAAACTGGCCCCCTAGCAACTACCAGCGCTAATTTATCAGGTCAACCACCATTGGAAACAATGGCGGAAATTGAAGCTCAATTTCCTGATGTTTTAACTCTTTTGCCTGGTGAATTAAACTCGATTAATACCGCTACTGGTATGCCATCTACGGTTGCCAAATGGACGGAAGGTGGTTGGCAAATCTTACGACAAGGAGCAATCAAATTATAA
- a CDS encoding Tic22 family protein: MKSIVRWGATWGLIGSTLLGTFFGGNLKALALTQEEIVQKLRPIPVFILANPQSGEILVGRANPSGQNAANNQNNVSVARIFINEQDAQAFLNKLKQERPELGRTMQVIPRSLGELYQRAQENKNPSERLVFDMVPTRQQVDSALTLLRQSGQQENQFNGVPLFIPRGGPEKGYITMQLPEMGNQQIVPVFFNKEDAQNMLNQFKQQNPQQASTADIQVVNLEGVLEALSSKNDPLLNQLMFVPPPEGRAFLRSLQQQPNGQNQNRPANSNTNAPARNNQPRPANAPANRR, from the coding sequence ATGAAATCTATTGTTCGTTGGGGTGCCACTTGGGGTTTAATCGGTTCTACCCTACTTGGCACTTTTTTTGGGGGAAATTTAAAAGCGTTAGCCCTCACTCAAGAGGAAATCGTGCAGAAGCTCAGACCAATACCCGTATTTATTCTCGCTAATCCTCAATCTGGAGAAATATTGGTCGGTCGTGCGAATCCCTCAGGGCAAAATGCTGCCAATAATCAGAATAATGTTTCTGTAGCTCGGATTTTTATCAACGAGCAGGATGCTCAAGCTTTTTTAAATAAACTGAAACAAGAAAGACCGGAATTGGGTAGAACTATGCAGGTGATACCAAGGTCTTTGGGGGAATTGTACCAGCGAGCGCAGGAAAATAAAAACCCATCAGAACGGTTGGTATTTGATATGGTACCAACACGGCAACAGGTAGATTCGGCTTTAACTTTGTTGCGACAAAGCGGTCAACAGGAAAATCAATTTAATGGGGTTCCTTTGTTTATTCCTAGAGGTGGCCCAGAAAAAGGTTACATCACTATGCAATTGCCAGAAATGGGTAACCAGCAGATCGTTCCGGTTTTCTTCAATAAGGAAGATGCCCAAAATATGCTGAACCAGTTTAAGCAACAGAATCCCCAACAAGCTTCTACTGCTGATATTCAGGTGGTTAATTTGGAAGGAGTACTGGAAGCTTTAAGTAGTAAAAATGACCCTTTACTCAATCAATTAATGTTTGTTCCTCCACCAGAGGGCAGGGCATTTTTGCGATCGCTCCAACAACAACCTAATGGTCAAAATCAAAATCGACCTGCTAATAGCAATACGAACGCACCCGCCCGTAACAATCAGCCCCGTCCGGCAAATGCCCCTGCTAATAGGCGATAA
- the prmC gene encoding peptide chain release factor N(5)-glutamine methyltransferase: MTNDRVISGVELWQWRQNALAEAKVTDVPLMEVDWILQEVAGLDRLAIRLESFKNRPEIKLNFPLSELNRLWKRRLYDRLPVQYITGVTHWRNFSLVVSPAVLIPRPETELLIDLAVEAMKRGSEGAGERGSAIKNSSFYVSQFPIIQWADLGTGSGAIAIGLADAFPDAIVHAVDKSQDALSIAQQNAQKLSFGDRIKFYQGSWFEPLEALKGQLTGMISNPPYIPSSMVLNLQAEVTQHEPHLALDGGSDGLDCIRYLVEKAPDYLCSGGVWLIEMMAGQAQLVVDLLRKNGSYDRVEILPDLAGIERFALAFRS, from the coding sequence ATGACAAACGATCGAGTTATTTCTGGTGTAGAGCTTTGGCAATGGCGTCAGAATGCTTTAGCAGAAGCTAAGGTAACAGATGTTCCGCTGATGGAAGTAGACTGGATATTGCAAGAAGTAGCTGGTTTAGACCGCTTGGCAATTCGTTTAGAAAGTTTCAAAAACAGGCCAGAAATAAAGTTAAATTTTCCTTTATCTGAGTTGAATCGATTGTGGAAAAGGCGTTTGTACGATCGCTTGCCAGTGCAGTATATAACAGGGGTAACTCATTGGCGAAATTTTTCTTTAGTGGTTTCGCCAGCAGTACTGATTCCTCGTCCGGAAACCGAGCTTTTAATTGATTTAGCGGTAGAAGCGATGAAGCGGGGGAGCGAGGGAGCGGGAGAACGAGGGAGTGCAATTAAAAATTCGTCCTTTTATGTTAGCCAATTTCCTATTATCCAATGGGCTGATTTAGGGACTGGTAGTGGGGCGATCGCAATTGGATTGGCAGATGCTTTTCCCGATGCGATCGTTCATGCCGTAGACAAAAGTCAAGATGCGCTTTCTATCGCTCAACAAAATGCTCAAAAGTTGAGTTTTGGCGATCGAATTAAATTTTATCAAGGTTCTTGGTTTGAGCCGTTAGAAGCTTTGAAAGGTCAATTGACCGGGATGATATCCAATCCGCCTTATATTCCTAGCAGTATGGTGTTAAATTTGCAAGCAGAAGTGACCCAACACGAACCTCATTTGGCTTTGGATGGGGGAAGCGATGGTTTAGATTGTATTCGTTATTTAGTAGAAAAAGCACCTGATTATCTTTGTTCTGGTGGGGTATGGTTAATTGAAATGATGGCAGGACAAGCGCAGTTGGTAGTTGATTTGCTGCGAAAAAATGGCAGTTATGACCGAGTAGAAATTTTGCCCGATTTAGCGGGAATCGAACGTTTTGCTTTAGCTTTTCGCAGTTAA
- a CDS encoding GNAT family N-acetyltransferase, with amino-acid sequence MEEDVLPGTADPAYRNARIFFSTDRDIDLYELEELCDAVGWSRRPLRKVKKAIQHSFLVTSMWEVRGSRRRLIGFARATSDHAFNATIWDVVVHPDFQGKGLGKALMKFTIKKLRSEDISNITLFADPHVLDFYRGMGFVSDPEGIKGMFWYPN; translated from the coding sequence ATGGAAGAAGATGTGCTTCCTGGAACGGCAGATCCGGCCTACCGGAATGCTCGCATCTTTTTCAGTACCGACCGAGACATCGACCTGTACGAACTCGAAGAACTCTGTGACGCGGTAGGCTGGTCTCGCCGCCCGCTACGTAAGGTCAAAAAAGCCATTCAGCATAGTTTTCTCGTCACTTCCATGTGGGAGGTACGAGGAAGCCGACGGCGGCTCATTGGCTTTGCCCGCGCCACCTCAGACCATGCGTTTAACGCGACTATTTGGGATGTGGTAGTTCATCCGGACTTCCAAGGCAAGGGACTCGGTAAAGCTCTGATGAAGTTCACCATTAAGAAACTCCGTAGTGAGGATATTAGCAACATTACCTTATTCGCAGATCCCCACGTCCTAGATTTCTATCGCGGTATGGGGTTTGTTTCCGATCCGGAAGGGATTAAGGGGATGTTTTGGTATCCAAACTAA
- a CDS encoding GNAT family N-acetyltransferase produces the protein MDASNIRLCDLRSQVDLNQLQELFKLAAFWAQNRKIEDLAVAVANSDPVISVWDENRLIGFCRATSDCVYRATIWDVVIHPDYRGLGLGRKMIDTLLNHPRVCRVERVYLMTTYQQGFYLRLGFEFPNPSTTMVLYNKQPLVSSLPTPAMASGESPRV, from the coding sequence ATGGATGCTAGTAATATTCGCTTGTGCGATTTGCGATCGCAAGTAGACCTCAACCAACTACAGGAACTATTTAAATTAGCTGCTTTTTGGGCGCAAAATCGCAAAATAGAAGACTTAGCAGTAGCCGTAGCTAACAGCGACCCTGTAATCAGCGTTTGGGACGAAAATCGCTTAATAGGTTTTTGCAGAGCTACTTCAGATTGCGTTTATCGAGCCACTATTTGGGATGTCGTAATTCACCCCGACTATCGCGGTCTTGGACTGGGACGCAAAATGATCGACACTCTCTTAAATCATCCCCGCGTTTGTCGGGTAGAGCGCGTTTATCTAATGACTACCTATCAACAAGGCTTTTACTTACGTTTGGGATTTGAGTTCCCCAACCCCAGCACCACAATGGTACTTTACAACAAACAGCCCCTAGTGAGTTCCCTTCCTACTCCTGCGATGGCGTCTGGGGAGTCGCCAAGGGTATAG
- the hemB gene encoding porphobilinogen synthase translates to MFPTHRPRRLRTSGQLRRMVRENVLTTSDLIYPLFAVPGQAIAKEVKSMPGVYQLSVDKIVEEAKEVYDLGIPSIILFGIPADKDTDATGAWHDCGIVQQAATAVKEAVPDLVVIVDTCLCEYTSHGHCGYLQTGDLTGRVLNDPTLELLKKTAVSQAKAGADIIAPSGMMDGFVQAIRQGLDEAGYQDIPILSYAAKYASAYYGPFRDAAESTPQFGDRRTYQMDPGNSREAIKEIELDIAEGADMLMVKPALAYMDIIWRVKEASNLPVAAYNVSGEYSMIKAAALNGWVDEERVVMETLLGFKRAGADLILTYHAKDAARWLG, encoded by the coding sequence ATGTTTCCCACACATCGCCCTCGCCGTCTCCGCACCTCTGGTCAGCTTCGCCGCATGGTGCGGGAAAATGTATTAACTACAAGTGATTTAATATACCCATTATTTGCAGTACCCGGTCAAGCGATCGCCAAAGAAGTAAAATCCATGCCTGGTGTCTACCAACTATCGGTAGACAAAATTGTAGAAGAAGCCAAAGAAGTTTATGACCTGGGCATCCCTTCCATTATTCTGTTTGGCATTCCCGCAGATAAAGATACCGATGCTACTGGCGCTTGGCACGATTGCGGCATCGTCCAACAAGCAGCCACCGCAGTCAAAGAAGCCGTGCCAGATTTGGTAGTAATTGTTGATACCTGCCTTTGCGAGTATACCTCTCACGGTCATTGCGGTTATCTGCAAACTGGCGATTTGACAGGGCGGGTACTCAATGACCCCACATTGGAATTATTGAAGAAAACAGCAGTTTCTCAAGCCAAAGCTGGTGCAGATATCATCGCTCCATCGGGAATGATGGATGGTTTCGTGCAAGCAATCCGGCAAGGGTTGGATGAAGCTGGGTATCAAGATATACCGATTTTGTCCTACGCAGCTAAGTATGCTTCCGCCTACTACGGGCCATTCCGGGATGCGGCGGAATCAACACCCCAATTTGGCGATCGCAGAACCTACCAAATGGACCCCGGTAACTCCCGCGAAGCCATCAAAGAAATCGAACTCGACATCGCCGAAGGAGCCGATATGCTGATGGTAAAACCAGCATTGGCTTACATGGACATCATTTGGCGCGTCAAAGAAGCCAGTAACTTGCCCGTTGCCGCCTACAACGTTTCCGGCGAATACTCCATGATCAAAGCCGCTGCCCTCAACGGTTGGGTAGATGAAGAGCGAGTAGTAATGGAAACATTACTCGGTTTCAAGCGGGCTGGCGCTGACTTGATTCTCACCTATCACGCCAAAGACGCCGCCCGGTGGTTGGGCTAG
- a CDS encoding alpha/beta hydrolase codes for MPSIDILGVPHAYELTAPTASGHVLVFIHGWLLSRRYWKPLVEKLSPTYQCLCYDLRGFGYSQIGPKPLSNGQQKLALNSTVSDLGYTPAVYARDLSVLLQELGISSAWLVGHSLGGTIAIWTASQIPENVKGVICINSGGGIYLKEAFERFRAVGQQLVKFRPRFLSHLPWIDLVFTRDSVARPIARHWGRQRVIDFVMAHPEAALGALLDSTTEEEVNRLPQVVSQLKQPVYFIAGANDKVMEPKYVRHLASFHPLFQNCGENAIEIPNCGHLAMVEQPDVVAAEIHRILDRHALKNKCG; via the coding sequence ATGCCAAGTATCGATATCCTGGGTGTACCCCACGCATACGAGTTAACTGCTCCCACTGCCTCTGGCCACGTGTTAGTTTTCATTCATGGTTGGCTATTAAGTCGCCGATACTGGAAACCTCTGGTTGAAAAGTTATCGCCGACTTATCAGTGCCTTTGTTATGATTTGCGGGGGTTTGGCTATTCTCAGATCGGCCCTAAGCCTCTTTCTAACGGCCAACAAAAGTTGGCTTTGAATTCCACTGTTTCCGATCTCGGCTATACTCCGGCTGTTTATGCCCGGGATCTGAGTGTTTTGCTGCAAGAATTAGGTATTTCTAGTGCATGGCTCGTCGGTCATTCTTTGGGCGGTACGATCGCGATCTGGACTGCTTCGCAAATCCCGGAAAATGTCAAGGGCGTGATTTGTATAAATTCTGGTGGCGGTATTTATCTTAAGGAGGCTTTCGAGCGTTTTCGAGCCGTCGGTCAACAATTGGTGAAGTTTCGCCCTCGCTTCTTATCTCATCTGCCTTGGATCGATTTAGTCTTTACTCGCGATAGCGTGGCTCGTCCCATTGCACGCCATTGGGGACGCCAGCGGGTGATTGATTTCGTGATGGCTCACCCGGAAGCAGCACTGGGGGCTTTGCTTGACTCGACGACTGAAGAGGAAGTCAATCGCCTGCCACAGGTGGTTTCTCAACTCAAGCAGCCAGTATATTTTATTGCCGGAGCGAATGACAAGGTGATGGAGCCTAAGTACGTGCGTCATTTGGCTAGCTTTCATCCCCTGTTTCAGAACTGCGGGGAAAATGCGATCGAAATTCCTAACTGCGGTCATCTGGCAATGGTGGAACAGCCAGATGTAGTAGCTGCTGAAATTCACCGCATTCTCGATCGACACGCGCTTAAAAATAAGTGTGGTTAA
- a CDS encoding FAD-dependent oxidoreductase encodes MAHIVVIGGGIGGLPTAYELRHLLPRQHKITLISDKSKFTFIPSLPWVALGLTPLAKIQLDIPQLVTKRGIEWVNGCVQAIDPTNQEITVGDRIIPYDYVVIATGAELALDAVPGLGPDRGYTHSVCNPHHAILANEAWQKFISQPGPLVVGAVPKASCFGPIYEFALLADFVLRKLGLRQKVPITVVTPEPYAGHLGIGGMANSAQLVRQALQKRDIQLIENSAIAKVSPTEIYLENGTFLPFQYAMLLPPFQGPKFVRSVSGLADPQGFLPVLNTCQHPEFPSIYAAGVVVQMKPPEQTPIPVGVPKTGQMTEAMGMALAHNIAVQLGAIDRPSVIPTLEAICLADFGDTGIAFIADPVLPDPIIGRRRRAIASQGRWVSWSKIAFEKFFLAKMRYGLAVPWFEKWGLKIMGLSLVEPLP; translated from the coding sequence ATGGCTCATATTGTAGTAATTGGTGGAGGCATTGGCGGATTACCGACGGCTTACGAACTGCGGCATCTGCTACCTCGCCAACATAAGATTACTCTGATTTCCGACAAATCTAAATTTACCTTTATTCCTTCATTGCCTTGGGTAGCTTTAGGCTTAACTCCATTAGCGAAGATTCAATTAGATATTCCCCAGCTAGTCACCAAGCGCGGGATTGAATGGGTCAACGGGTGCGTACAAGCGATCGATCCTACCAACCAAGAGATAACTGTAGGCGATCGAATCATCCCTTATGACTACGTTGTAATCGCTACAGGTGCCGAATTAGCCCTCGATGCAGTACCCGGATTAGGGCCCGATCGCGGTTACACCCATTCTGTCTGCAATCCCCATCACGCGATCTTGGCAAACGAAGCTTGGCAAAAATTTATCAGCCAGCCCGGGCCATTAGTAGTAGGCGCAGTACCGAAAGCCAGTTGCTTCGGGCCAATTTACGAATTTGCCTTATTAGCAGATTTTGTCTTACGAAAACTAGGTTTGCGCCAAAAAGTTCCCATTACAGTAGTTACGCCAGAACCTTACGCCGGACATTTAGGAATTGGCGGAATGGCTAATTCTGCCCAATTAGTCAGACAAGCACTCCAAAAACGAGACATTCAGCTAATTGAGAACAGCGCGATCGCCAAAGTTTCCCCTACCGAAATTTATCTAGAAAACGGTACGTTTTTGCCCTTCCAATATGCCATGCTACTACCCCCGTTCCAAGGGCCAAAATTTGTCCGTTCGGTGTCGGGATTAGCCGATCCGCAAGGATTTCTCCCAGTACTCAATACCTGTCAACATCCGGAATTCCCTTCTATTTACGCCGCTGGTGTAGTAGTGCAGATGAAACCACCAGAACAAACACCAATTCCCGTGGGAGTTCCCAAAACCGGACAAATGACCGAAGCAATGGGAATGGCTTTAGCTCATAACATAGCAGTTCAACTAGGCGCGATCGATCGTCCATCCGTCATTCCCACCCTAGAAGCAATTTGTCTGGCAGATTTTGGTGACACCGGAATTGCCTTTATTGCCGATCCGGTATTACCCGATCCAATTATCGGACGGCGACGACGCGCGATCGCTTCTCAAGGTCGTTGGGTTTCTTGGAGTAAAATCGCATTTGAGAAATTTTTCCTCGCTAAAATGCGTTACGGTTTAGCAGTACCTTGGTTTGAGAAATGGGGATTAAAAATTATGGGTTTATCTTTAGTCGAACCACTGCCTTAA